The segment GTGCAAGTGGCCATAGACGACTTCGGCACCGGATACAGCTCGCTGTCGCACCTCAAGGAACTCCCCGTCGACGCACTCAAGATCGACCGCGCCTTCGTCACCGACCTCGGAGCCACGAACACCGGCGACCTGGCCATCGTCCAATCCATCATCGGACTCGCCGACGCGTTCGGACTCAATATCATCGCCGAAGGCGTCGAAACACAGACCGCCAGAAACACCCTGATCGAACTGGGCTGCACCCGCGCACAGGGATACCTGTTCTCCAAGCCGGTACCAGCACACGACGCCCTCACCCTGCTACACGGCGTGCGAATCGACATCTGAACGCCCTGGTAACCTTCGAACCGCACCACACGCCGGTGTAGTTCATTGGTAGAACGCGACCTTCCCAAGGTTGAGAGGCGGGTTCGATTCCCGTCACCGGCTCCACGCTGGCTCTCTTACGAGTCGCTTCCGTCTAGCTCGCACCGCTCAACTCCTGAACCCTCCCGAGTCACTGCGGTCACTCCTGAAACAAACCGACTACTGCATACCATTGGTCGATACCCTTGCTACCGACCAGTAACATAGGTGAATTCATTCATTGTATTCGCAAGAATTCCTGCATTTCAAAAGAAACTTCTGCCGCCTAGTTTGCCGTGCTAGAAATCAAATGTCGACATTTGTTCACCGACATATGACCCTGACAGGAATCCCCCTCATGCGATCACTATTCACAATTGTCTCGGTCGCCCTGACGACGATGGCCGTTGCCGTCTCGTCGGCGACCGCAGCCCCGTCACTGGCCGCGCCCCCGAGAACCCAGGGCGGAGCAGGAACCGTGCTGTGGGAAGACCAATTCAACGGGTACGGCGGACCCGACCCCTCCAAATGGGGGTTTCAGACCGGCCGCTGGGGCGCGAGTTCCGGTGAGCAGCAGTACTATACGGACTCCTGGAACAACGCCAACCAGTTCAACGGCTCACTGAACATCACCGCGCGTCGAGAGACGCCACCGGACCGCAAGCGGGCACCGTACAACTTCACCAGCGCCCGCGTGGTCAGCATGGGCAAGCAATCGGTGACACCGCCGGTGCGCATCGAAGCATCGATCAAGATGCCGAGCGCCCAGGGCCTGCTGCCCGCATTCTGGACCCTCGGTCTACAACCCGGTGGCGAATATTCATGGCCAAGCCAAGGGGAAGTGGACATCGTCGAAATTCCCGGACTGTACGGACCGTCATTCAATTTGCACGGTCCCTCGAAGTGGAACTCCAATCAAGATGTGAAGACCGGCGGCAGCATGAATCCGGTCGGCAACGGATTCCACACCTACCGCATCGACTGGCTACCGAACAGCATCACCTGGTTCGTCGACGGAGTCGCTCGATACTCCTTCACTCAGGCCCAGTACGAGGCGAAGGGCGGCAACTGGAAGGCGTTCTCGGGCGCATGGCCGCACTACATCCTGTTCAACGTCGCCGTGGGCAACAACTGGACCGGCAAGACGCTGAACAGCACGCCGTACCCGCAGACGATGAGCGTCGACTGGCTGCGTGTGAGTCGCCTCTGACCTGCAGAGCAATCCTTCTCTCCGCACGGGGCCCAGCCACCACGGCTGGGTCCCGTGCGGTGTACGCGCCGGGCACGATTTCGCCCGAAGAACAATTCTTGTGACTTTTCTCAGTCAGCACCCCCACTCATAGGGACATTCCACAGTTCGAGGAATACCGTCTATTCATGCGCGGGCCACGGCGAAGTCTGATCACCCTCGTAATCGTCGCTGCCGCTGCGCTGCTGACACCCTCCGCGCACGCGGGGCCACTGATGCCCATCGCCGCTGCCCCCGAGCAACCCGATCACGCCGATGCCATTCGCTACGCCGCATCCAATCGCGACGCCGCACCTCCCGGAGCCAACGACATGGGCTGCAAGCCCACTGCGGCGCACCCGAATCCAGTCGTCCTGGTACACGGCACCGACGCCACTGCGTACTCCGACTGGGCCGGCTTCGCACCCATCCTGAAA is part of the Rhodococcus sp. SBT000017 genome and harbors:
- a CDS encoding glycoside hydrolase family 16 protein, which gives rise to MRSLFTIVSVALTTMAVAVSSATAAPSLAAPPRTQGGAGTVLWEDQFNGYGGPDPSKWGFQTGRWGASSGEQQYYTDSWNNANQFNGSLNITARRETPPDRKRAPYNFTSARVVSMGKQSVTPPVRIEASIKMPSAQGLLPAFWTLGLQPGGEYSWPSQGEVDIVEIPGLYGPSFNLHGPSKWNSNQDVKTGGSMNPVGNGFHTYRIDWLPNSITWFVDGVARYSFTQAQYEAKGGNWKAFSGAWPHYILFNVAVGNNWTGKTLNSTPYPQTMSVDWLRVSRL